In one Oryza glaberrima chromosome 2, OglaRS2, whole genome shotgun sequence genomic region, the following are encoded:
- the LOC127761708 gene encoding uncharacterized protein LOC127761708 isoform X1, whose translation MMAVQAQYVAHASRSSSSAAYAIRPALENAAPSSGASALFLDEAVSAALLQQQLVVAAAAVGGGGNNNNTAVFSDLRSELTCSQRRFDDFGGGFVPRKRARVGGEGEAAAGLLMSSSVMEGGGHRALLPPPPPPPPQVTPQAFGDVHKSSSRVVGSGAASTSGRPVCGGGLLLSHLYRQSVEVDALVRFEVRATDRAFIYRHGRWSSVSFCLLSSLEWAFDSICTYLQNERLRAGLEEARRRHLRAVVSAVDRAAARRLHAAEAELERALGRNAELDERLRQMGAEGQAWLGIAKSHEAAAAGLRATLDQLLQSPCAAAAAAAEGEGDAEDAQSCCFVQAPDGGAAEVSGGGNGRRACRACREADACVLLLPCRHLCLCRGCEAAADACPVCAATKNASLHVLLP comes from the exons ATGATGGCCGTGCAGGCGCAGTACGTCGCCCACgcctcccgctcctcctcctccgcggcgtacGCCATCAG GCCGGCTCTGGAGAACGCGGCGCCGAGCAGCGGCGCATCGGCGTTGTTCCTGGACGAGGCCGTCTCAGCGGCGCTGCTACAGCAGCagcttgttgttgctgctgcggcggtgggcggcggcggcaacaacaacaacacggCGGTGTTCAGTGACCTGCGAAGCGAGCTTACCTGTAGCCAGCGCCGCTTtgacgacttcggcggcggctTCGTGCCGCGGAAGCGCGCGCGGgttggcggcgagggagaggcggcggcgggtctgTTGATGAGCAGCAGCGTCATGGAGGGCGGCGGGCACCGCgcgctgttgccgccgccgccgccgccaccgccgcaggtGACGCCGCAGGCGTTCGGGGACGTGCACAAGAGTAGCAGCAGGGTCGTCGGCTCCGGCGCGGCGTCCACCAGCGGCCGCCCTGTCTGCGGTGGTGGCCTCCTGTTGTCGCATCTCTACCGCCAGAGCGTCGAGGTCGACGCGCTCGTCCGCTTCGAGGTGCGCGCCACCGATCGCGCATTTATTTATCGCCATGGGCGCTGGAGCTCCGTGTCGTTTTGTCTGCTCTCCTCTCTCGAATGGGCGTTTGACTCGATCTGCACCTACCTACAGAATGAGAGGCTGCGCGCCGGgctggaggaggcgcggcgccgGCACCTGCGGGCGGTGGTGTCGGCGGTGgatcgcgccgccgcgcggcggctgcACGCCGCGGAGGCCGAGCTGGAGCGCGCCCTGGGGCGGAACGCGGAGCTCGACGAGAGGCTCCGCCAGATGGGCGCGGAGGGGCAGGCGTGGCTGGGCATCGCCAAGAGccacgaggccgccgccgcgggcctccGCGCCACGCTCGACCAGCTCCTCCAGtcgccctgcgccgccgccgccgccgccgccgagggcgaGGGCGATGCCGAGGACGCACAGTCGTGCTGCTTCGTGCAGGCGCCCGACGGAGGCGCAGCCGAGGTGTCCGGCGGCGGGAACGGGAGGAGGGCGTGCAGGGCCTGCCGCGAGGCGGACGCgtgcgtgctgctgctgccgtgcCGGCACCTCTGCCTGTGCCGCGGctgcgaggccgccgccgacgcgtgccCCGTCTGCGCGGCCACCAAGAACGCCTCGCTCCACGTCCTCCTCCCCTGA
- the LOC127761708 gene encoding E3 ubiquitin-protein ligase BOI-like isoform X2 gives MMAVQAQYVAHASRSSSSAAYAIRPALENAAPSSGASALFLDEAVSAALLQQQLVVAAAAVGGGGNNNNTAVFSDLRSELTCSQRRFDDFGGGFVPRKRARVGGEGEAAAGLLMSSSVMEGGGHRALLPPPPPPPPQVTPQAFGDVHKSSSRVVGSGAASTSGRPVCGGGLLLSHLYRQSVEVDALVRFENERLRAGLEEARRRHLRAVVSAVDRAAARRLHAAEAELERALGRNAELDERLRQMGAEGQAWLGIAKSHEAAAAGLRATLDQLLQSPCAAAAAAAEGEGDAEDAQSCCFVQAPDGGAAEVSGGGNGRRACRACREADACVLLLPCRHLCLCRGCEAAADACPVCAATKNASLHVLLP, from the exons ATGATGGCCGTGCAGGCGCAGTACGTCGCCCACgcctcccgctcctcctcctccgcggcgtacGCCATCAG GCCGGCTCTGGAGAACGCGGCGCCGAGCAGCGGCGCATCGGCGTTGTTCCTGGACGAGGCCGTCTCAGCGGCGCTGCTACAGCAGCagcttgttgttgctgctgcggcggtgggcggcggcggcaacaacaacaacacggCGGTGTTCAGTGACCTGCGAAGCGAGCTTACCTGTAGCCAGCGCCGCTTtgacgacttcggcggcggctTCGTGCCGCGGAAGCGCGCGCGGgttggcggcgagggagaggcggcggcgggtctgTTGATGAGCAGCAGCGTCATGGAGGGCGGCGGGCACCGCgcgctgttgccgccgccgccgccgccaccgccgcaggtGACGCCGCAGGCGTTCGGGGACGTGCACAAGAGTAGCAGCAGGGTCGTCGGCTCCGGCGCGGCGTCCACCAGCGGCCGCCCTGTCTGCGGTGGTGGCCTCCTGTTGTCGCATCTCTACCGCCAGAGCGTCGAGGTCGACGCGCTCGTCCGCTTCGAG AATGAGAGGCTGCGCGCCGGgctggaggaggcgcggcgccgGCACCTGCGGGCGGTGGTGTCGGCGGTGgatcgcgccgccgcgcggcggctgcACGCCGCGGAGGCCGAGCTGGAGCGCGCCCTGGGGCGGAACGCGGAGCTCGACGAGAGGCTCCGCCAGATGGGCGCGGAGGGGCAGGCGTGGCTGGGCATCGCCAAGAGccacgaggccgccgccgcgggcctccGCGCCACGCTCGACCAGCTCCTCCAGtcgccctgcgccgccgccgccgccgccgccgagggcgaGGGCGATGCCGAGGACGCACAGTCGTGCTGCTTCGTGCAGGCGCCCGACGGAGGCGCAGCCGAGGTGTCCGGCGGCGGGAACGGGAGGAGGGCGTGCAGGGCCTGCCGCGAGGCGGACGCgtgcgtgctgctgctgccgtgcCGGCACCTCTGCCTGTGCCGCGGctgcgaggccgccgccgacgcgtgccCCGTCTGCGCGGCCACCAAGAACGCCTCGCTCCACGTCCTCCTCCCCTGA